In a single window of the Niabella ginsenosidivorans genome:
- a CDS encoding Dabb family protein, translating to MNNHPISQQQPVIHHVFFWLKNPESEADKKELITGIKTLKTIPQVQQLLIGTPASTLKRDVVDNSFQVSELAYFNSVQDQDAYQKHPVHVAFVEKYSHLWERVVVYDMATGITGK from the coding sequence ATGAATAATCATCCAATTTCTCAGCAACAACCGGTCATCCATCACGTTTTCTTCTGGCTCAAAAACCCGGAATCGGAAGCAGATAAAAAGGAGCTGATTACCGGAATAAAAACATTGAAGACCATTCCACAGGTACAGCAACTGCTCATTGGCACACCTGCTTCCACTTTAAAACGGGACGTGGTGGATAACAGCTTCCAGGTTTCGGAGCTGGCCTATTTCAACAGCGTTCAGGATCAGGATGCCTACCAGAAGCACCCGGTGCATGTAGCCTTTGTTGAAAAATACAGCCATTTATGGGAGCGGGTAGTGGTGTATGATATGGCAACAGGAATAACCGGGAAATAG
- a CDS encoding NADPH-dependent FMN reductase: protein MKQKIKILAVIGSASPHSSNLSLVKRLQQLNDEWELSIWEDLSVLPHFDPEQAAGDSPASVLQIRKAVANADGIIISTPEYIFSIPARLKNMLEWCVATTVFEQKPSGIITASASGAKGHSELQLIMQTLGARFTQETCLLIRGVKGKISEDGIIKDPALEEDLQKFSRALQSLIVPAAGTP, encoded by the coding sequence GTGAAACAAAAAATAAAAATACTGGCTGTCATTGGCAGCGCCAGCCCGCATTCTTCCAATCTTTCATTAGTAAAAAGACTACAGCAATTGAACGATGAATGGGAGCTTAGCATCTGGGAAGACCTGTCTGTACTCCCCCATTTTGACCCGGAACAGGCAGCCGGCGACAGCCCTGCATCCGTTCTGCAAATAAGGAAGGCTGTTGCAAATGCAGACGGCATCATTATTTCCACCCCTGAATATATCTTCAGCATACCTGCCCGGTTAAAGAATATGCTGGAATGGTGTGTGGCTACAACGGTATTTGAACAGAAGCCTTCAGGCATTATTACAGCATCTGCCAGTGGTGCAAAAGGACATAGTGAATTACAGTTAATAATGCAAACCCTGGGGGCACGGTTCACGCAGGAAACCTGCCTGCTGATCCGGGGCGTAAAAGGAAAAATAAGTGAAGACGGCATCATAAAAGATCCCGCTCTTGAAGAAGACCTGCAGAAATTTTCGCGGGCATTACAAAGCCTTATTGTTCCGGCTGCCGGTACGCCATAG
- a CDS encoding PIN domain-containing protein, with protein MKLVIDTNVLVSSLSRHSAYHWLVTALLNGKFDLYITDEYCWNMKKF; from the coding sequence ATGAAACTGGTGATTGATACCAATGTGCTTGTATCTTCCCTGTCCCGCCATTCAGCTTATCACTGGCTTGTAACAGCATTACTGAACGGAAAGTTCGACTTGTATATCACCGATGAATATTGCTGGAATATGAAGAAATTCTGA
- a CDS encoding DUF4260 domain-containing protein, whose product MKKLISIEELAMALLAVLGLYQLQAPWWCYLLLLLGPDISMAGYLVNNRIGAALYNFFHHKGFAIILFAAGFLMHLEALMITGLILFGHAALDRMLGYGLKLNKGFNYTHLGLIGKKKYEGR is encoded by the coding sequence ATGAAAAAGCTCATCAGTATAGAAGAACTGGCAATGGCGCTCCTTGCTGTTTTGGGCCTGTATCAGTTACAGGCGCCCTGGTGGTGTTACCTGCTGCTGTTACTGGGGCCCGATATAAGCATGGCCGGCTATCTGGTAAATAATAGAATAGGCGCGGCATTGTATAATTTTTTTCATCATAAAGGCTTTGCAATAATTTTGTTTGCTGCCGGTTTTTTGATGCATCTTGAGGCGCTGATGATAACAGGTCTGATCCTGTTCGGGCATGCGGCCTTAGACCGCATGCTGGGTTACGGGCTAAAACTGAACAAAGGATTTAATTATACACATTTAGGATTGATCGGAAAGAAAAAATATGAAGGACGATAA
- a CDS encoding PIN domain-containing protein: protein MLEYEEILKTKYSPSVAHNFLITLKELPNVYFTQIYYRWQLLRDEDDNKFADCYVAANAEYLLTHDAGFKILKLISFPSITVVSLDEFKELIAL, encoded by the coding sequence TTGCTGGAATATGAAGAAATTCTGAAAACTAAATATTCTCCATCTGTTGCGCATAATTTCCTTATTACTTTGAAAGAACTTCCGAATGTATATTTTACACAGATATATTATCGGTGGCAATTGTTGAGAGATGAAGATGATAATAAATTCGCCGATTGTTATGTTGCCGCTAATGCCGAATACCTGCTTACACACGATGCCGGCTTTAAAATATTGAAATTAATTTCCTTTCCATCGATAACTGTTGTTTCTCTTGATGAATTTAAAGAGCTGATTGCACTTTAG
- a CDS encoding DUF1835 domain-containing protein gives MIHIVFNQSEVELMKKVMELDDTLQGDVVQIKDDFAVGPILELDTAEGWNARVEWWRMISAGSPYPSDLAGSFDDRKTVAELKERLEADPEAVIWIWMGQNQHDVCGYYWLIPQLKEFQGRIMVLYLNNLPFINEKGQLFYPSWLHEIQPKEFLKAKKLARPVTLSEFEIDPDEWNRLAQESAPVRILEGGKKLAGKEVSFYDAEILKNCTGEWQKASRVLSNTLNRMKIKTGDIFIMWRLKELIRSGKIAAEGDIDKDWKSFDVKAGSAKEPAITDDAPDAA, from the coding sequence ATGATCCATATTGTGTTCAACCAGTCGGAGGTTGAGTTGATGAAAAAAGTAATGGAGCTGGATGATACCCTGCAAGGGGATGTTGTACAGATAAAAGACGACTTTGCCGTTGGCCCCATACTGGAGCTGGATACAGCCGAAGGGTGGAATGCCAGAGTGGAGTGGTGGAGAATGATCAGCGCCGGATCTCCTTACCCAAGTGATCTCGCAGGCAGCTTTGACGACCGCAAAACCGTAGCGGAATTAAAAGAACGCCTGGAAGCGGATCCCGAAGCAGTCATCTGGATCTGGATGGGGCAGAACCAACATGATGTCTGCGGTTATTACTGGCTGATCCCTCAGTTAAAGGAATTCCAGGGCCGGATCATGGTCTTATACCTGAACAATCTTCCGTTCATTAATGAAAAAGGGCAGCTTTTTTATCCCTCATGGCTGCATGAAATTCAGCCCAAGGAGTTCCTGAAAGCAAAAAAGCTGGCAAGGCCTGTTACGCTGAGCGAGTTTGAAATTGACCCGGATGAATGGAACCGGCTGGCTCAGGAAAGTGCCCCGGTGCGCATACTGGAAGGCGGAAAGAAGCTGGCAGGCAAAGAGGTTTCCTTTTATGATGCGGAAATCCTCAAAAACTGTACAGGAGAATGGCAGAAAGCCTCAAGGGTATTGTCCAATACCCTGAACCGGATGAAGATAAAGACCGGTGATATTTTTATTATGTGGCGGTTAAAAGAATTGATCCGTTCCGGCAAAATAGCTGCGGAAGGGGATATCGATAAAGACTGGAAAAGCTTTGATGTAAAAGCAGGCAGCGCAAAGGAACCTGCTATAACGGACGATGCTCCGGATGCAGCATAA
- a CDS encoding isochorismatase family cysteine hydrolase, which yields MEQSTTALLVMDMQASILGSFPGAPAFISNVAKAIETARKRQLPVIYVVVGFREGMPEITSRNIGFSAAKERMANASMEEWIKIHPDLAPLENDIVVTKRRISAFTGSDLEVVLRAQDIQHLVLTGIATSGVVLSTLREAADKDYQLTVIADCCADGDEEVHRVLTTKVFPRQAAVVALNEWPPA from the coding sequence ATGGAACAATCAACAACAGCATTACTGGTAATGGACATGCAGGCATCTATTCTGGGTTCATTTCCCGGCGCTCCGGCATTTATATCCAACGTGGCCAAAGCCATCGAAACCGCCCGCAAACGGCAGCTCCCCGTAATTTATGTAGTGGTGGGCTTCAGGGAAGGAATGCCTGAGATCACCAGCCGTAATATCGGTTTTTCAGCAGCAAAAGAAAGAATGGCAAATGCCAGCATGGAAGAATGGATCAAGATCCACCCCGATCTTGCGCCACTGGAGAACGACATCGTTGTTACCAAGCGCCGGATAAGCGCTTTTACGGGCAGCGACCTGGAAGTGGTATTGCGCGCACAGGACATTCAGCATTTAGTATTAACCGGTATTGCCACAAGCGGCGTTGTCTTATCTACCCTGAGGGAAGCGGCTGACAAAGATTACCAGTTAACAGTGATCGCCGATTGCTGTGCAGATGGCGATGAGGAAGTGCACCGGGTACTGACCACTAAAGTATTCCCCAGGCAGGCAGCAGTGGTTGCACTTAACGAATGGCCTCCTGCTTAA
- a CDS encoding MFS transporter — translation MSSISKISTFRAFRSTNYTLYFIGRSVSQFGTWMQRTAVVWVVYSMTHSAWMLGLTVFAEQFPSFLFSAFGGVAADRHDRFKIINITQVSSMIQAVLLAILVITRHGGVWEILTLSVILGIINAYDVPARQSMINEMVADPADLPSALSLSAAMASLSKLLGPALSGIILEKFGPGTCFLINAASFGGVMLSIFFMKKPKKTDIQRTGKNVFAELAEGFRYLRQESSIGMVIVMLSITGLLVLPYDTLIPVYAKEIFKGNARTFGYISSFIGIGAVAGTVLLASLKKNASMRRMLLASTAILGIGLVCFSYTSSFVPAMGFAVVTGFGGVAQFTTCNIIVQSEASREMRGRAISILLTAIFGMLPLGSLLVGAVSEKIGAPNTILCQGILGIIISFIFFRLLRKKKKSFPVNQVQLEAAEERLLEKA, via the coding sequence ATGAGCAGTATTAGTAAGATCAGCACTTTCAGGGCATTCAGAAGTACCAATTATACCTTATATTTTATCGGCCGGTCCGTGTCCCAGTTCGGAACCTGGATGCAGCGAACAGCGGTTGTGTGGGTGGTTTACAGCATGACCCATTCCGCATGGATGCTGGGGCTGACGGTTTTTGCAGAACAGTTTCCCTCTTTCCTGTTCTCTGCGTTTGGCGGCGTGGCAGCCGACAGGCATGACCGGTTTAAAATCATTAATATTACCCAGGTCAGTTCCATGATCCAGGCCGTATTACTGGCGATACTTGTCATTACCAGGCACGGCGGTGTCTGGGAAATATTAACACTTAGTGTGATACTGGGTATCATCAATGCCTATGATGTACCGGCAAGACAATCCATGATCAATGAAATGGTTGCCGATCCGGCCGACCTGCCAAGTGCCCTTTCCCTGAGCGCTGCCATGGCAAGCCTTTCAAAATTACTGGGCCCTGCGCTGTCCGGCATCATACTGGAAAAATTTGGCCCCGGTACCTGCTTCCTCATCAATGCCGCCAGTTTTGGCGGGGTGATGCTTTCTATTTTTTTTATGAAAAAGCCTAAGAAAACGGATATACAACGTACCGGTAAAAACGTGTTTGCGGAACTGGCAGAAGGATTCCGGTACCTGAGGCAGGAATCTTCTATCGGAATGGTCATTGTAATGCTCAGCATTACAGGACTGCTGGTATTGCCTTATGACACGCTGATTCCGGTGTATGCAAAAGAGATCTTTAAGGGCAATGCCAGAACCTTCGGCTATATATCCAGCTTTATAGGGATCGGGGCCGTAGCCGGCACTGTTTTACTGGCTTCCCTGAAAAAAAATGCTTCCATGAGGCGGATGCTGCTGGCAAGCACTGCTATTCTTGGCATTGGCCTGGTTTGCTTTTCCTACACCAGCAGCTTTGTACCGGCTATGGGCTTCGCTGTGGTTACCGGCTTTGGCGGTGTGGCACAGTTTACCACCTGTAATATTATTGTACAGTCTGAAGCCTCCCGTGAAATGCGGGGCCGGGCCATCAGCATTTTGTTAACGGCAATATTTGGTATGCTGCCTTTAGGCAGCCTTCTTGTAGGTGCGGTATCCGAAAAGATCGGTGCGCCCAATACCATCCTTTGCCAGGGCATTCTCGGTATTATCATCTCCTTTATTTTCTTCAGGCTGCTGCGTAAGAAAAAGAAAAGTTTTCCTGTAAACCAGGTACAGCTGGAAGCAGCAGAAGAGCGTCTTTTGGAAAAAGCATAG
- a CDS encoding nucleotide exchange factor GrpE, producing MDKNTNLPEEENSALNINADENVSGTEHLTDPLEESDTDALETELRESRDKYMRLAAEFDNFRKRTAKERIELFQTAGKEVITDLLEVLDDADRAQAELEKSGDNAALKEGINLVFSKLRSKLQARGLKAMEAIGKEFDPDLFEAITEIPAPTKDLKGKVVDEITKGYYLNDKIIRHAKVVVGK from the coding sequence ATGGATAAAAACACAAATCTTCCGGAAGAGGAAAACAGTGCGTTGAATATCAATGCAGATGAAAATGTTAGCGGAACGGAACATTTGACAGATCCGTTAGAAGAATCGGATACCGATGCGCTGGAAACAGAGCTGCGCGAAAGCAGGGATAAATATATGCGGTTGGCTGCTGAATTTGATAATTTCAGGAAACGGACCGCAAAAGAAAGGATCGAATTGTTTCAGACTGCCGGGAAAGAAGTGATCACAGACCTGCTGGAAGTGCTGGATGATGCAGACAGGGCCCAGGCAGAACTGGAAAAATCAGGCGATAACGCAGCCTTGAAAGAAGGCATCAACCTGGTTTTCAGCAAGCTGAGAAGTAAATTACAGGCCAGGGGATTAAAAGCGATGGAAGCGATCGGCAAGGAGTTTGATCCCGATCTTTTTGAAGCCATTACAGAGATTCCCGCGCCCACTAAAGACCTGAAGGGAAAAGTGGTGGATGAAATAACGAAAGGCTACTATCTGAATGATAAAATTATCCGTCATGCAAAAGTTGTAGTAGGGAAATAA
- the dnaJ gene encoding molecular chaperone DnaJ, whose protein sequence is MSKRDYYEVLGVSKSATPEEIKKSYRKVAMQYHPDRNPGDKAAEEKFKEAAEAYEILSDADKRAQYDRFGHAGVSGNGRGFGGGMNMDDIFSQFGDVFGDDLFGSFFGGGSRSRGGQRARGVRGSNLRVKLKLNYEEIAKGITKNIKVKKYVTCTTCNGSGAKDRGSVQTCTTCQGSGQVRKVQNTFLGQMQTVTTCPTCHGEGTTITAKCGNCKGEGRVYAEETITIEVPAGVQSGMQLNVSGKGNAGERGGMPGDLIVLIEEETHKELHREGLNVAYDLHISFTDAVFGTSLEVPTIDGRAKIKIPPGTQSGKIFRLKGKGFPNVHASYEKGDQLIQVNVWTPQQLTEEEKAALERLSDSPNLKPQPEKTEKGFFEKIRDLFS, encoded by the coding sequence ATGTCAAAAAGAGATTATTACGAAGTATTAGGGGTCTCCAAATCCGCTACACCAGAGGAAATTAAAAAATCCTACAGAAAGGTGGCTATGCAGTACCACCCGGACAGGAATCCCGGAGATAAAGCAGCAGAAGAAAAATTCAAAGAAGCGGCAGAGGCTTATGAAATATTGAGCGATGCGGATAAGCGGGCACAGTACGACCGGTTTGGTCATGCGGGTGTCAGCGGCAACGGCAGGGGTTTTGGTGGCGGCATGAACATGGATGATATTTTCAGCCAGTTTGGAGATGTATTCGGAGATGACCTGTTTGGCAGCTTTTTTGGTGGTGGCAGCCGCTCCCGGGGCGGCCAGCGGGCAAGAGGCGTACGGGGCAGCAACCTGCGGGTAAAGCTGAAGCTGAATTATGAAGAAATTGCAAAAGGCATTACCAAGAACATTAAGGTAAAAAAATATGTGACCTGCACTACCTGTAACGGCAGCGGGGCTAAAGACAGGGGGAGCGTACAAACCTGTACCACCTGCCAGGGATCCGGTCAGGTACGCAAGGTGCAGAACACCTTCCTGGGGCAGATGCAAACAGTAACTACCTGTCCTACCTGTCATGGAGAAGGCACCACTATTACGGCAAAGTGCGGAAATTGTAAAGGAGAAGGACGCGTTTATGCTGAAGAAACGATTACTATAGAAGTACCTGCCGGTGTTCAGTCCGGTATGCAACTGAATGTGAGCGGAAAGGGTAATGCCGGTGAACGGGGCGGAATGCCGGGTGACCTCATTGTGCTGATTGAAGAAGAAACGCATAAAGAACTGCACCGTGAAGGCCTGAACGTGGCGTATGACCTGCATATATCGTTTACCGATGCTGTTTTTGGAACCAGTCTGGAAGTGCCTACCATTGACGGGCGGGCTAAAATAAAGATACCGCCGGGCACCCAAAGCGGTAAGATCTTCCGTTTAAAAGGAAAAGGGTTCCCCAATGTACACGCCAGCTATGAAAAAGGAGACCAGCTCATACAGGTAAATGTATGGACACCGCAGCAACTGACAGAAGAAGAAAAAGCGGCATTGGAGAGGCTTTCTGATTCTCCTAACCTGAAACCACAGCCTGAGAAGACAGAAAAAGGATTTTTTGAAAAAATAAGAGACCTGTTCAGTTAG
- a CDS encoding DNA gyrase/topoisomerase IV subunit A, with amino-acid sequence MKDDKHLTEEVFDGNEITGLQGQFKTWFLDYASYVILERAVPAIEDGLKPVQRRILHAMKEMDDGRFNKVANIIGQSMQYHPHGDASIGDALVNLGQKDLLIETQGNWGDVRTGDDAAAARYIEARLSKFALEVAFNAKTTEWQLSYDGRKNEPITLPMKFPLLLAQGADGIAVGLSTKILPHNFIELIEASIKYLRGKKFELFPDFQTGGMIDVTDYNQGKRGGKVKVRSHIEELDKKTLLIKSVPYGVTTEQMIESIVKANDQGKIKIRKVTDNTAADVEIQVDLAPGISPDITIDALYKFTSCETSISPNACVIVDQKPQFLSVQELLKISADNTKELLKRELEIKLAELNEKWHYTSLEKIFFEEKIYKELEKKHENWDKVIAAIDKAFVPFKKQLKRDISREDILKLTEKPVRRIYRLDIDELNAQIKGLEADIKQVKHDLNNLTDFAVAYFENLLKKFGKGRERRTEIRQFEVIEARNVIIANTKLYADRSGGFVGTGLKKEEFLFECSELDDIIVITRRGIMKVIKVSDKTFVGKDILHVAVFQKNDERTTYNMIYVDGKTGISYAKRFNVTGVTRDKVYDLTKGDDKSKVHYLTVNPNGETEVVKITLSPNSSARIKELEFYFEELAIKGRSSMGNQVTKYPIKSVKFKEAGRATLSGRKLWFDDKFGRLSAEEKGQYLGMFEPDDRILVIYTDGYYEITDQEMTQKLDAEKVLLIERFDPEKVITAVYVDKKLLQFNVKRFKIETSTLKNKFLFIKEGEGNYVECAATTAEPVLLVQSGKGSQIRSAKFKLAKMTDVMGWKAVGAKLTDYNKSVVMEWVEHEKPTSQQELF; translated from the coding sequence ATGAAGGACGATAAGCATTTAACGGAAGAAGTATTTGACGGAAATGAAATTACAGGCCTCCAGGGACAGTTTAAAACCTGGTTTTTAGATTATGCCTCCTATGTGATACTGGAGCGTGCAGTGCCCGCCATTGAAGACGGGCTGAAGCCGGTGCAACGGCGCATATTGCATGCGATGAAAGAAATGGATGACGGGCGTTTTAATAAAGTGGCCAACATCATTGGCCAGTCTATGCAGTACCACCCGCACGGGGATGCTTCTATTGGAGATGCCCTGGTAAACCTGGGGCAAAAGGACCTGCTGATTGAAACACAGGGAAACTGGGGTGATGTAAGAACCGGCGATGATGCTGCCGCCGCCCGGTATATTGAAGCGCGCCTGAGCAAATTTGCTTTGGAAGTAGCCTTCAATGCCAAAACCACGGAATGGCAGTTGAGCTATGACGGCCGCAAGAATGAGCCCATCACGCTGCCCATGAAATTTCCTTTATTGCTGGCCCAGGGCGCTGATGGTATTGCCGTAGGGCTTTCCACAAAAATTCTGCCGCATAACTTCATAGAGCTGATAGAAGCCTCCATAAAATACCTGCGGGGTAAGAAATTTGAGCTGTTCCCCGATTTTCAGACCGGCGGGATGATCGACGTAACAGATTATAATCAGGGCAAACGGGGCGGAAAGGTGAAAGTGCGTTCCCATATTGAAGAACTGGATAAAAAAACGCTCCTGATCAAAAGTGTTCCTTATGGCGTTACCACGGAACAGATGATCGAATCCATTGTAAAAGCCAACGACCAGGGAAAAATAAAGATCAGAAAGGTTACAGATAATACCGCGGCTGATGTAGAGATACAGGTAGACCTGGCACCGGGCATTTCACCGGATATTACGATTGACGCATTGTATAAATTTACTTCCTGCGAAACATCTATATCGCCGAATGCCTGTGTTATTGTTGATCAGAAACCGCAGTTCTTATCCGTCCAGGAATTACTGAAAATATCAGCAGACAATACCAAAGAACTGCTGAAACGCGAGCTGGAAATAAAGCTGGCAGAGCTGAATGAAAAATGGCATTACACGTCCCTGGAAAAGATTTTCTTTGAAGAAAAGATCTATAAGGAGCTGGAGAAAAAGCATGAGAACTGGGATAAAGTCATTGCAGCAATTGATAAAGCTTTTGTTCCGTTTAAAAAGCAATTGAAACGGGATATTAGCCGGGAAGATATCCTGAAGCTGACGGAAAAACCGGTGCGCAGGATCTACCGGCTGGATATTGATGAGCTTAACGCGCAGATTAAAGGGCTGGAAGCAGACATTAAGCAGGTAAAGCACGACCTGAATAACCTGACCGATTTTGCTGTGGCCTATTTTGAAAACCTGCTGAAGAAATTTGGAAAAGGCAGGGAGCGCAGAACGGAGATCCGGCAATTTGAGGTTATTGAAGCCCGCAATGTTATTATTGCCAACACCAAGCTCTATGCAGACCGTTCCGGTGGTTTTGTGGGTACGGGCTTAAAGAAAGAAGAGTTTTTGTTTGAGTGCTCCGAGCTGGATGATATCATTGTGATCACCAGGCGCGGCATTATGAAAGTGATCAAGGTATCCGACAAGACCTTTGTCGGAAAAGATATTCTGCACGTGGCCGTTTTCCAGAAAAATGATGAGCGTACCACCTATAACATGATCTATGTGGATGGCAAGACCGGGATAAGCTATGCCAAGCGTTTTAATGTAACCGGCGTTACGCGGGATAAAGTCTATGACCTTACAAAAGGAGATGATAAAAGCAAAGTGCATTACCTTACGGTAAATCCCAACGGGGAAACGGAAGTGGTTAAAATTACGTTGAGCCCCAATTCCTCTGCCCGTATAAAAGAGCTGGAATTTTATTTTGAGGAGCTGGCCATAAAAGGGCGCAGCAGCATGGGCAACCAGGTTACCAAATACCCGATCAAATCCGTTAAGTTCAAAGAGGCCGGCAGGGCCACATTAAGCGGGCGCAAGCTGTGGTTTGATGATAAGTTCGGGCGGTTAAGTGCGGAAGAAAAGGGTCAGTACCTGGGCATGTTTGAGCCGGATGACCGCATCCTCGTTATTTATACGGATGGTTATTATGAAATAACCGACCAGGAGATGACCCAGAAGCTGGATGCGGAAAAAGTACTGCTGATTGAACGGTTCGACCCTGAAAAAGTGATCACCGCGGTTTATGTAGATAAAAAGCTGTTACAGTTCAATGTAAAACGGTTTAAGATAGAAACTTCTACCCTTAAAAATAAGTTCCTGTTTATTAAAGAAGGTGAGGGCAACTATGTAGAATGCGCTGCAACAACGGCGGAGCCTGTATTACTGGTACAAAGCGGCAAGGGTAGCCAGATAAGAAGCGCCAAGTTCAAGCTGGCAAAGATGACCGACGTTATGGGCTGGAAGGCCGTAGGGGCCAAGCTTACGGACTATAACAAATCTGTTGTAATGGAATGGGTGGAGCATGAAAAGCCCACCAGCCAGCAGGAATTGTTTTGA
- a CDS encoding TetR/AcrR family transcriptional regulator, with the protein MSSATDTEVDILPGQILQAALQLYLKHGLKKVTMDDVSRVIGKSRSSIYYYYKNRDEIFEAVMDALLAEVLHEMETAMEEAGTIAGKIRAFCLAKIRTSEEKKPLFTAIEAGMNVEEKSNHAKIMIGLHQRLMKAEAALLKQALSAAVKSREVRALKPKEQETLIFILLSSIRGIKREMAYENDFSKLHTTVDTLTAVTLKWLKE; encoded by the coding sequence ATGTCTTCAGCAACCGATACCGAAGTGGATATTCTTCCAGGGCAGATCCTGCAGGCAGCATTACAATTGTACTTAAAGCACGGACTGAAGAAAGTGACCATGGATGATGTGTCGAGGGTTATTGGCAAAAGCAGGAGCTCCATTTATTATTATTATAAAAACAGGGATGAGATCTTTGAAGCCGTAATGGATGCTTTACTGGCAGAAGTGCTTCATGAAATGGAAACAGCCATGGAGGAGGCCGGTACAATAGCCGGTAAGATCCGCGCTTTCTGCCTGGCAAAGATCAGGACCTCTGAAGAAAAAAAGCCCCTCTTTACCGCCATTGAAGCAGGAATGAACGTGGAAGAAAAATCGAACCACGCTAAAATTATGATCGGGTTGCACCAGCGCCTCATGAAAGCCGAGGCCGCCTTGCTGAAACAGGCCCTTTCGGCTGCTGTTAAAAGCCGGGAGGTGCGTGCCCTTAAACCCAAAGAACAGGAAACCCTTATTTTTATTTTATTAAGCAGCATCCGCGGCATCAAGCGCGAAATGGCATACGAAAATGATTTCAGCAAGCTGCATACAACCGTTGATACACTGACGGCTGTAACCCTAAAATGGCTGAAAGAATAA
- a CDS encoding dienelactone hydrolase family protein — MQEIKKEDIRQEVFDLYDDYAHNRINRRDFVQKLSAYAVGGLTVASLMGFLMPDYKSTLQVSPDDPALDTTYITYASPKGGKKIRALLAKSKGLTKKAGGIVVVHENRGLNPYIEDVARRAAMAGFVALAPDALTPLGGYPGNDDKGRELQSKRDKNEMLEDFIAGYEYLKQDKDVNGKVGVVGFCFGGWIANMMAVRIPTLSAAVPFYGTQPAADEVPAIKAPLLLQYAGLDTHVNEGWPEYEKALKANKKEFKAYIYPNVNHGFHNDTTPRYDKAAATLAWQRTISFFKEKL; from the coding sequence ATGCAGGAAATAAAAAAAGAAGATATCCGGCAGGAAGTATTTGACCTTTATGATGACTATGCGCACAACCGTATCAACCGGCGCGATTTTGTTCAGAAGTTATCTGCCTATGCTGTAGGGGGTCTTACTGTAGCTTCTTTAATGGGCTTTTTAATGCCGGACTATAAAAGCACGTTGCAGGTTTCGCCGGACGACCCCGCGTTAGATACCACCTATATTACCTATGCCTCACCAAAGGGAGGAAAGAAAATAAGAGCGCTGCTGGCAAAATCCAAAGGCCTGACCAAAAAAGCAGGTGGCATCGTGGTAGTTCATGAGAACAGGGGACTGAACCCTTATATTGAAGATGTGGCCCGCAGGGCAGCAATGGCGGGCTTTGTGGCTTTAGCCCCTGATGCGCTGACACCGCTGGGTGGCTACCCCGGTAATGATGACAAAGGGCGGGAGCTGCAGAGCAAACGCGATAAGAATGAAATGCTGGAAGATTTTATTGCCGGATATGAATATCTGAAACAGGATAAAGATGTGAACGGAAAAGTAGGTGTTGTAGGATTCTGTTTTGGCGGCTGGATCGCTAATATGATGGCCGTACGCATCCCTACACTTTCCGCGGCTGTTCCGTTTTATGGAACGCAGCCGGCCGCCGATGAGGTGCCCGCCATTAAAGCCCCGCTCCTTTTGCAGTATGCCGGTCTGGATACCCATGTAAACGAAGGCTGGCCTGAATATGAAAAAGCGCTTAAAGCAAATAAAAAAGAGTTTAAAGCCTATATTTATCCGAACGTTAACCACGGTTTTCATAACGATACCACTCCACGTTATGATAAAGCAGCAGCAACACTTGCCTGGCAGCGAACGATCAGTTTTTTTAAAGAAAAGCTATAG